The genomic interval TCGCGCAGCAGCGGTGGGGCAGCCAGGGGCACGCTGCCCGGGCTGTCGGGGATCGGGCTGAAGGCTGAGTAATACACGCGCTTCAGGCCGTAACCTTGGTACAGCGACTCGGCATTGCGCAGCAGGGTGCTGTCGTCGGTGCTGTCGGCGCCGACGATGACCTGGGTGCTTTGCCCGGCAGGGGTAAAGCGCGGGGCCTTGGGTTCGTTGGCCACGGCTTGCTGGCCCTGGTGAATGACGCCCATGGCCTGACGGATGGTATGCGCGTGTTTTTCTGGCGCCAGGCGCTTGAGGCTGGCTTCGGTGGGCAGTTCGATGTTGACGCTGAGGCGGTCGGCCAGTCGGCCAGCCTCTTCGATCAGCAGCGGGTCGGCATCGGGGATGGTCTTGAGGTGAATGTAGCCGCGGAAGTTGTGCTCTTCGCGCAACAGCCGAGCTACGCGGATCAGCTGTTCCATGGTGTAGTCCGCCGAACGGATGATGCCGGAGCTGAGGAACAGGCCGCTGATGCAATTGCGTCGGTAGAAATCCAGAGTCAGGCGTACCACTTCCTCAGGGCTGAAGCGCGCGCGGGGGACGTTGCTGGAACGGCGATTCACGCAGTACTGGCAGTCGTACAGGCAGAAGTTGGTCAACAATACCTTGAGCAGCGATACGCAACGGCCGTCGGGGGTGTAGCTGTGACAGATACCCATGCCGTTGGTGGCGCCCAGGCCGTCGCCGCCGCGCGAATTGCGCTTGGGCGCACCGCTGCTGGCGCAGGATGCGTCGTACTTGGCGGCGTCGGCCAGGATGCCGAGCTTGGCGATGAGTTGCATGGGTCTGTCTCTTTGTACTGAATATTCATACAGTATTTTGAGATGTCCCGGATTGCAAGTGGTTGTACGCCAGCCATGCCCGAGTAAATCCGTCAGCTAAGCTTGAGGCTGACTTACGGAGAGCAACGAGGCGCGGAAAAGGTTATGAAAATTACCCTGAAGCCGGAGCTGGCACTGGCCGGGCTGGCCTTGGCCTTTGGCATGCTCAACGCCCAGGCTGCGGAAACCAGGAAGGTCGATGTCATGCTGGTGGGCGGTGGCATCATGAGCGCCACGCTGGCGGTCTGGCTCAACGAACTGGAGCCGGGCTGGTCAATGGAAATGGTCGAGCGCCTGGACAAGGTGGCCGAAGAAAGCTCCAACGGCTGGAACAACGCAGGCACCGGCCACTCGGCCCTGGCCGAACTCAACTACACCCCGGAAAAAGACGGCAAGATCGACATCAGCAAGGCGGTGGAGATCAACGAGTCGTTCCAGATCACCCGCCAGTTCCTGGCCTGGCAGGTCAAACAGGGGGTTTTGAAGAACCCGCATTCGTTTATCAATACCACGCCTCACATGAGTTTCGTCTGGGGTGACGACAACATCCGCTTCCTGAAGAAGCGCTATGAAGCGCTGCAGGCCAGCCCGTTGTTCAAGCCCATGCAGTACTCCGAGGACCATGAGCAGATCCGCAAATGGGTACCGTTGATGATGGAAGGGCGCGATCCAAACCAGAAACTGGCGGTAACCTGGACCCCGATTGGCACCGACGTCAACTTTGGCGAGATTACCCGGCAATATGTGGGCTATCTGCAGACCCGGCCGAACTTCGATCTCAAGCTGTCCACCGAGGTACAGGAAATCACCCGTAACGGCGACGGTTCCTGGCATGTCGAGTACAAGAACCTCAACGATGGCAGCAAGGCGGCCACCGACGCCAAATTCCTGTTCATTGGTGCCGGCGGTGCGGCGTTACCCCTGCTGCAGAAGTCGGGCATCGACGAAGCCAAGGACTATGCGGGTTTCCCGGTCGGCGGTTCGTTCCTGGTCACTGATAACCCGGCCATCGCCCAGCGGCACATGGCCAAGGCCTACGGCATTGCCGCCACCGGTGCGCCACCCATGTCGGTGCCGCACCTGGACACCCGGGTGCTCGATGGCAAGCGCATGATCCTGTTCGGGCCGTTCGCCACCTTCTCGACCAAGTTCCTCAAGCAAGGCTCGCTGCTCGACCTGCTTGCCAGTACCAGCGTGCACAATGCCTGGCCGATGGTACGGGTAGGGGTACGCGAGTTTGACCTGGTGCAGTACCTGGTCGGCCAGGTGCTGCAATCCGACAATGACCGCTTCGAAGCGCTGCGCACCTACTTCCCCGAGGCGAAGAAGGAAGACTGGCGGCTGTGGCAGGCGGGCCAGCGGGTACAGATCATCAAGAAGGACGAGGCATTGGGTGGCGTGCTCAAGCTCGGTACGGAGGTGGTGATGTCCAGGGACGGTAGCATCGCCGGGTTGCTAGGTGCCTCGCCGGGGGCCTCGACCGCGCCACCGATCATGCTCGATGTGCTCAACAAGGTGTTCAAGGACAAGGTAGCAACGCCGCAATGGCAGGGTAAGATCAAACAGATCATCCCGTCCTACGGAACGCGCCTGAACGACCACCCCGACCAGGTATTGAAGGAGTGGGCGTACACCAACGAGGTGCTGCAACTCGATCCGCCAGCCGGCACCGCTGCGCCGTAGCACGGCGGGGCGCAGGTTTTAACGAGCCACGGGCGCGTCTGCCCAGGCAAAGCGGTAGACGTGACTCGGGGGAGTGGTTTGGCACATGCCGTTGTCGGCATCGGCACGCACTACATACCACTCAGCCCGCGAAGTCTCGCCAAGCTTGCGGGCCTTGTCGGCACTGAAGCAGCGGCCCAGTTCAGAGGCCGGGATCAGGGCGAAGGCGGTGGGGTTGTGGCGCAGCCAATAGACCGCCGCATCCGCCCTGGATTGTCCGGTAAAGCCGAAATGCACGATGGGCTGTCGGGCAAACAGCCAATGCCCTTCGCGCCAGTTGACCAGCACCAGCTCGGCACCGCCGGTGGCGCGTGCCGCTTCGCTCATCAGCGTCTCATGCGGGTTGCGGCCCTCCTTCAGCGGCTCGACGAAGCCGCGGGCGAACCACAGCGCGAACCATAGCAGGGCCACGGCGACAAAGGCTTTGCGCCAGGCCGGCCGGCCCAGCAACCAGCGTTTGAGCAGCCACGGTATCAGCGGGGCGATGGCCAGCACCAGGCCCGGCAGCGCTGGGAAGATGTACAACTTGCGCTTGCCGCTGCTGAGGCTGAAAAACAGCAGCACCAACGCCACCCAGCCGAGTAGCAGCAAGAAGCGCCCGTCGCGCTTTTGCAGCTGGCGTCGCCAGGCCGGTACCAGCCAAGGCAGGGCCAGCACCAGCGGCAGCCAGTACTTGGGAATGACCTTGACGAAGAAGTACCAGAATGGCTCGCGATGGTCCCAGGCATTGGTATAGCGGCTGGCGGTCTGGCGCAGCAAGATTTCCTTGAGGTAGGCCAGCTCCGCTGCGCCACCGCCCTGGGCGATCGACATCAGCAGGGGCACAAGCCACACCGCGCAACCGGCCAGCAGGCAAAGCAGCCCAAGGCTCCAGCGCCAACCCTGGCCAGGCATGGCCACAACGCCGTGCCAGCCTTGGCGCACCGCCCAGGCATAGGGCAGCAGCATCAGCGCCGGGACAAAGCCCACGCCTTTGCTGATGATGCCCAGCCCCATGGCCGCACAGGCCAGGTAGAACCAACCCCACGCCGGCCCCAATAGCAGGTGGCGCACCATGCCATAGAAACCCAACGCCACCCACAGGCACAGGAAGCTGTCGATCTGTCCGGTGCGCAGGATGCTGTAGCTCTGGTAGGTGGCCAGGAACAGCAAGGCGGCGATCACGCCAATGCGCCGGTTCCACAGGCGCCGCCCCAGGTCGTGCAGCACCCAGGTGATGGTTGCCGCCGACATCAACCCGGGCAGGTAGAGGGCAACCTTGGGCGAGCCGGTCAGTTGGCTGAACAGGGCCACGGTCCACATGAACAGCGGCGGCTTGTCGCCGTAGATTTCCGCTGCCCGGTGGGGGATGAACCAGTTGCCGCTTTGCAGCATTTCCAGGGCTACGCCGAGAAAGCGCTCTTCATCCACATTCATCGGCTGTCGCCAGCCGATACCTGCACCCACCAACACTACGGCGAGGGCAATCAGGGCCAGGCGTTCGGCCCCAAGCGTCTTGAACCTCGGCAAGGGCTATTCCTTCTGTTCCTGGTGGCGGGCGATCAGTTGCAGGTTGCGCAGGTAGACCAGAAAGCCGAAGCTCTGGCCGATGATGAACACCGGGTCCTGGCGGTAGATGGCGTAGGTCAGCAGCAGCGCACTGCCGAGCATGCTCAGGTACCAGAAACCTACCGGGATCACGCTGCGGCGCTTGAACTCGCTGTACAGCCACTGCAGCACGAAGCGCCCGGTGAACACCGCCTGACCGGCGAAGCCGATGATCAGCCACAGGGTTTCGCGGGTCATCCTTCAAACTCCTGCGGGCGGCTGCCCAGGCGGGTGCGGCGAATCAGCCACCACACCCCGAACAAGTCGAGGATGCCGACAAGGGCGCGGTCCAGGTTGCCGTACTTGGACACCCCGGCATGGCGTGGTCGGTGATTGACCGGGTGCACCAGCATGCGGCCGTTGTGGCGCAGGATCAGGGCCGGGATGAAGCGGTGCATGTGGTCGAAGTAAGGCAGGCGCAGGAAGGCTGCGCGCTCGATCAGCTTCAGCCCGCAGCCGGTGTCTGGCGTGGCGTCTTTGAGCAGGCGGCTGCGCAAGCCGTTGGCAACACGCGAAGCCCAGCGCTTGCTCGCGCTGTCTCGGCGGTTGACGCGGTGCCCGGCGACCAGTTTCACGCCACCGGCCAATGCCTGGTTGGCGCGCACCAGGTCGAGCATGCCAGGGATGTCTGCCGGGTCGTTCTGGCCGTCGCCGTCGAGGGTGGCCAGCCAGTGGCCGCGGGCAGCCTGCGCGGCGTGCCAAAGCGAGGTGCTCTGGCCCAGCGAGCGTTCGTGGCGCAGTATGCGCAGCTGCGTGTAACCCTGGCTTTTCAGTTGCTGAAGTACGCTCAGGGTGCGATCGCTGCTGCCGTCATCGACCACCAGTACTTCATAGTCTTCGGCGGCCAGTGCGGCGCGGATTTCCATCAACAATGATGGCAGGTTGTCGACCTCGTTCCTGGCGGGGATCAGTACCGAGAGGTCAAGTGGATCTGTCATGAGGCTACCTGTGGTCTTGTTGTGAGTGCGCGGCTCAAACCCGGTAAAAATCCCGGTACCAGCCAACGAAAGCGTTAATGCCGTGTTCCAGCGATGTGCCCGGGGTGAAGTCGACCCAGCGCGCCAGCGAGCCCACATCGGCCCAGGTCTCCAGCACGTCTCCCGCTTGCAGTGGCAGGTAGTCGCGCTGGGCCTTGATGCCCAAGGCGTCCTCCAGACACTCGACGAAATGCAGCAGCCGCACCGGCTGGCCGCGACCGATGTTGAACAGCTGGCAGGGCGGTCGCCCGTGGGCAGGCTGTGGTGGCTTCAGGCGCAGGCGCAGGATGCTTTCGACAATGTCGTCGATGTAGGTGAAGTCGCGCCCCATCAGGCCGTTGTTGTAGATCTCGATCGGGCGTCCTTCGAGCATGGCGCGGGTGAACTTGAACAGCGCCATGTCGGGGCGGCCCCAAGGACCGTAGACGGTGAAAAAGCGCAAACCCGTGGTCGGTAGGCGATACAGGTGAGCATAGCTGTGCGCCATCAGCTCATTGGCGCGCTTGCTGGCGGCATAGAGCGACACCGGCTGCTCGACCGGATCGTCGACGCTGAACGGCAGCTTGGCGTTGGCGCCGTACACCGAGCTGCTGGAGGCGTAGATCAAGTGGCGCGGCGGTTGCTGGCGGCAGGCTTCGAGCATATTGAGGAAACCGACCAGGTTGGCCTGGCCATAGGCGCCGGGGTTGTCCAGCGAATAGCGCACCCCGGCCTGGGCCGCCAAGTGGATCACTTCACTGAACGCCTGCCCGCTGAACAGCTGTTGCAGGTCGACGCTGTTGGCGATGTCGAGGGGCTGGAAGCGGAAATTGGCGAAGCTGGACAGCTGTTGCAGGCGCGCCCGTTTCAGCTCGACACTGTAGTAGGCATTGAGGTTGTCGATGCCGATCACCTCGATGCCAGCCTCGCACAGGCGGCACGCGACGTGGAACCCGATAAAGCCGGCCACACCGGTAATCAGTACGGGCATGCTGGCTGCACCTGGCCGCGGCCGATACCGTAGTAGGTCAGGCCGGCGGCGGTCATGTGCTCGGGTTCAAACAGGTTGCGGCCGTCGAACACCACTCGATCGGCCAACAGCTCCTGCACCTTGTCCAGATTCAGCACACGATAGTCCTGCCACTCGGTGACGATGACCAGCGCATCGGCGCCTTCCAGTGCATCGTCCTTGCACGGCACCAGTTGCAAATCGGCGCGCAGGCCGTAATGCCGAAGGATTTCGTCCATCGCCTGCGGGTCGTGGGCCTGTACTCGCGCGCCAGCAGCCCACAGCGCTTCCAGCAAGGTTCGGCTGGAGGCTTCGCGGATGTCATTGGTGTTGGGCTTGAACGACAAGCCCCACAGGGCGAATACCTTGCCCCGCAGGCCATCGGGATAATGCCGCTGGATCTTGCTGAACAGCCGACCCTTCTGATGTTCGTTGACCGACTCCACCGCACGCAGCAACTGCGCCTCGAAGCCTTCAGCCTCGGCGCTGCGGCGCAGGGCTTGCAGGTCCTTGGGGAAGCACGAGCCGCCAAAGCCGCAGCCGGCGTAGATGAAGTCGTAACCGATGCGCGGGTCGGAGCCGATGCCGCGGCGCACCATTTCGATGTCGGCCCCCAGGTGCTCGGCCAGGTTGGCGATTTCGTTGATGAAGGAGATCTTGGTCGCCAGCATGCAGTTGGCCGCATACTTGGTCAGCTCGGCGCTGCGTGCATCCATGATCATGAGTTTTTCGCGGTTGCGGCTGAACGGCAGGTACAGCTCGCGCAACAACGCCACCTCGGCCGGTTCGGCGCCGCCGATGATGATGCGGTCCGGCCGCATGCAGTCGTCCACGGCCGAGCCTTCCTTGAGAAACTCCGGGTTGCTGATTACCTGGAAGCGAGCGGGGGCGGCGACGGACTGGGCTATGCGCGACTTGATGCGGTGCACCGTGCCGACCGGCGCGGTGGACTTGTTGACGATCACCGCGCCGTCAGCGTGTTCGAGAATGCTGTCGACCACGGCGAACACCTGCTTCAGGTCAGCGCTGCCATCGGCTTGCGGCGGTGTGCCGACTGCAATGAACTGCAGCCTGGCGTAGTTGGCTGCTGCCCTGGCGTCAGTGGTGAAGCGCAGGCGGCCACAAGCCAGGTTTTTTTCCAGCATCGGCGCAAGGCCGGGCTCGAAGATCGGGCAATGGCCTTCATTGAGGGTGGCGACCCGCTCAGCGTCGACATCCATGCACAACACCGAGTGCCCCACCTGCGCCAGGCACACTGCCTGGGTGAGGCCGACATAGCCGGTACCGAAAACCGTGACTTTCATCGTTCAGCTCCTTGATAGGAAAGCTGAAAAAAAATGTCACAGTGTTGTTTAGGATTTGTTACCTGATGGATGAATTGAGCCGCTATGTGGTCGGGATCCCGTTGCGTGCGGGCAGAAGATCTAGACTTACCCAGTGCTCGCGATAACGCGCTGTAGGGCGAGCACAAACCCTTGAACCGACCACCGCCTCCCCGGATCGGAGTTCCCTCGCTGGCGATGGCCTTCTTGCAGAGGAGGGCAGGTCATGGACGAGGCAAGGCTTCACGATTTCATGGGCAAGCTGGTGGGCGACATGGGCGCAGCGGCGACCCTGGCCAATGTCATCCTGGGCGACGAACTGGGGTTGTATCGAGCGATGGCTGATAGCCAGCCAATTACCCCCGAAGCGCTGGCGGAAAAAACCGGCTGCCATCCGCGGCTGGTGCGCGAATGGCTGAACGCCCAGGCCGCTTCGGGTTACATGGCACACGTCAAGGGCTCTTTTGTGCTGCCCGAAGAGCAGGCCATGGCCCTGGCGCTGGAGGACTCCCCGGCTTATATGGCCGGTGGGGCCGCCGTGATCGCTGCGCTGTTCCATGACAAGGACAAGCTGGTCGCGGCCATGCGAGGCGATGGCGGGCTGGCCTGGGGGGACCACCACCCCTGCATGTTCAGCGGTACCGAGCGGTTTTTCCGACCCGGCTACCGTACGTTTCTGGTCGCTGAGTGGTTGCCAGCGCTCGAGGGTGTGGTGGCCAAGCTACAGGCGGGGGCCAAGGTCGCGGATGTAGGCTGCGGGCATGGCGCCTCGACGCTGGTCATGGCCCAGGCGTTTCCAGCGTCTACCTTCGTCGGCTACGACTATCACGGGCCTTCCATCACCACCGCCAACGATCGTGCGCGTGAGGCGGGGCTAGCCGAGCGGGTGAGTTTTCAGCAGGCCAGTGCGAAGGATTACCCGGGGCATGACCATGACCTGGTGTGCTTCTTCGATTGCCTGCACGACATGGGCGACCCGGTGGGGGCGGCCAAGCATGCCTATCGGGCGTTGAAGGCTGACGGCACGGTCATGCTGGTAGAACCTTTTGCCGAGGATTCGCTGGACGGCAACCTGACGCCGGTAGGGCGCTTGTTCTACGCAGCCTCTACCTTCATCTGCACGCCGAATTCGCTGTCGCAGGAGGTGGGCTTGGGGTTGGGTGCGCAAGCCGGTGAGGCGCGCTTGCGGGCGGTGTTCGAGGAAGCGGGGTTCGGCCGCTTCCGGCGTGCGACGCAGACACCGTTCAACCTGATTCTGGAAGCTCGGAAGTAGGGTGTGGTCCTGCACGGGCCTTTTCGCGGGCTTGCCCGCTCCCACAGGATCATTACAGGGCCTGGAAACGCAGAAGGGGCGCCATGTGGCGCCCCTTCTGTTTGTTGCTTAGGCTTCAGCGTCCCAAGGACGATCGCCTTTTTCATCTTTGACGCGGGTTGGCAGGCCCATCACGTCAAGCGCCTTGAGGAACGGCTCGGCTGGCAGCTCCTCGACGTTGACCATGCGCTTGGCATCCCATTCGCCACGGGCAACCAGCAGGGCGGCAGCCACTGGCGGTACACCGGCGGTGTAGGAAATGCCCTGGCTGTCGGTCTCGGCGTAGGCTTCTTCGTGGTCTGCCACGTTGTAGATGAACACTTCGCGCGGCTGGCCATCCTTGGTGCCTTTGACCAGGTCACCGATGCAGGTCTTGCCGGTGTAGCCAGGGGCCAGGGAGGCCGGGTCTGGTAGAACGGCCTTGACCACTTTCAGCGGTACCACTTCCAGGCCTTCGGCCGTTTTTACCGGTTGCTCGCTGAGCAGGCCCAGGTTCTTCAACACGGTGAACACATTGATGTAGTGCTCGCCGAAGCTCATCCAGAAACGCACGTTCGGCACGTTGAGGTTCTTCGAAATCGAGTGAACTTCGTCGTGGCCGGTCAGGTAAAGGTTCTGCGAGCCTACCACTGGCAGGTCGTCGGTACGCTTGACCTCGAACATGGTGTTGCTGGTCCACTGGCTGTTCTGCCAGCTCCACACTTGCCCGGTGAACTCACGGAAGTTGATTTCCGGGTCGAAGTTGGTGGCAAAGTATTTGCCATGCGAACCGGCATTGACGTCGAGGATGTCGATCGAATCAATGCTGTCGAAATACTGCTGCTGCGCCAGTTTGGCGTAGCTGTTCACCACACCCGGGTCGAAACCGACGCCGAGAATGGCGGTAATGTTCTTTGCCTGGCACTCTTCGAGGTGTTTCCACTCGTAGTTGCCATACCACGGCGGGGTCTCGCAAATCTTGCCCGGCTCTTCGTGGATGGCGGTGTCCAGATAGGCGACACCCGTATCGATGCAGGCACGCAGCACCGACATGTTGAGGAAGGCGGAACCTACGTTGATCACGATCTGCGATTCGGTCTCGCGGATCAGCGCCTTGGTTGCCTCGACATCGAGGGCATTGAGCGAGAAGGCCTGGATGTCGGCGGGTACCTTGAGGCTACCCTTGGCCTTGACGCTGTCGATGATGGCCTGGCATTTGGAGATGTTCCGTGACGCGATAGCGATACGACCCAGTTCGTCGTTATGCTGCGCGCACTTGTGGGCCACCACCTTGGCGACACCTCCTGCACCAATGATAAGAACGTTCTTCTTCAATTTACCTTTTGCTCCTTACTTGGAAAGCCGGCCTTACGACAGGCTGGAAACGTAGTCTTCGAAACCGAACTCGCGGACGACTTCGACGCTGCCGTCGAGTTGCTTGACCACGATGGATGGCATCTTCAGGCCGTTGAACCAGTTTTTCTTGACCATGGTGTAACCCGCCGTGTCGATGAACGACAGGCGATCGCCAATGGCCAACGGGCGATCGAATTGGTACTCGCCGAAAATGTCACCGGCCAGGCACGACTTGCCGCAGACCATGTAGGTGTGCTCGCCGTCGTTGGGGGCCATCTTGGCGTTGAGGCGGTAGATCAGCAGGTCAAGCAGGTGTGCTTCGATCGAGCTGTCGACCACGGCCAGGTGCTTGCCGTTGTACAGGGTGTCGAGCACGGTCACTTCCAGCGAGGCGCTGTTGGTGATGGCTGCTTCGCCCGGCTCCAGGTACACCTGCACGCCGTACTTTTGCGAGAAGGCTTTGAGGCGCGCGCAGAAGGCGTCTACCGCATAGTCTTCACCGGTGAAATGGATGCCGCCACCGAGGCTGACCCACTCGACCTTGTGCAGCAGGTGACCGAAGCGCTCTTCGATGTGCGTGAGCATCTTGTCGAACAGGCCGAAGTCGCCGTTCTCGCAGTTGTTGTGGAACATGAAACCGGAGATCTGTTCGATCACCTGCTCGATCTTGGCAGGGTCCCATTCGCCCAGGCGGCTGAACGGACGTGCCGGGTCGGCCAGCAGGTAGTCAGAGCTGCTGACCTGCGGGTTGACGCGCAGGCCGCGCACTTTGCCTTCGGACTGTTCGGCAAAGCGCTGCAGCTGGCCGATGGAGTTGAAGATGATCTTGTCGCAGTTCTCGAGCATTTCCTCGACCTCGTCGTCGGCCCAGGCCACGCTGTAGGCGTGGGTCTCGCCGGCGAACTTCTGGCGGCCGAGCTTGAGCTCGAAGAGGGAGGACGAGGTGGTGCCGTCCATGTACTGCTGCATCAGGTCGAACACCGACCAGGTGGCGAAGCACTTGAGGGCGAGCAGCGCCTTGGCACCGGAGTGTTCGCGCACGTAGGCGATCTTCTCCATGTTGCTGAGCAGCTTGGTTTTATCGATGAGGTAATACGGCGTCTTGATCATTTAAAGGCCCCCGGCCAGGCCGGCCAAAAAAAGGACACGCATTGTGCCTTCACTTGCCGCAGACCGAAAGGGTGCGATACGCATTTCGTCAGGGTTGACGCCGTTGCGAGGGCATTTTTCCGGTTGCGGCGGGCTCAGTAGAACAGGCGCATGTGACTGTCGTAATCACCACCGACGGGCGGCAGCCTCAATCGGCTTGCTGCAACCACGCGTGAATCTGCTCAAGCGTTGCCGTAGCGCCACCACAAACCACCACCAGCACATTCTGGTAGTGCGCCAGGACGCCTGGCGCATACGCCAATGCCAGCGCCGCTCCACACGCTGGCTCGACCAGTACGCGATGGTCCAGCAGGAACCGCTCACAGGCTTCCAGCGCTGCGCGATCGCTGACCAGGTGGCTGTGCACCGGGTGTTGCTGTGCGCAGGCCAGCGCCTGATCGGCTACCCGCTTTGCCCCCAGCGATGTTGCCACCGAGGCGATGCGCTCCAGCTCGACCGAATGCCCCGCCTGCAGGGCCGCGTGCAGCGACGCGGCGCCGTGGGTTTCCACCGCCAGCACCGGTACATCACCCCAGCCATTGCGCTGCAGCCCCTCGACCACGCCGCTGAGCAAGCCGCCACCCCCCACCGACAGCACCACGGCGTCCGGTTTGACGCCTGCTTCGGCGACTTCATCGATCAGGCTGGCATGCCCGGCCCACAGCAGCGGATCGTCAAACGGGTGGATGAACGCATCATCCGGCCCCACCAAGGTCTGCGCCAGGGCGTTGGCCTCTTGCCAGGAGCTGCCATGCACCACCACGTTGGCGTCTTCCAGGCGCAGCAACTCCTTGGCCCGCTCGGTGGTGGTCTCGGGGACCACCACGGTCACCGGCACACCCAGTTTGCGCCCTGCATAGGCCACCGCCAGGCCGGCGTTGCCGCCCGAAGACGAGATGAACTGCCGGGCGCCACGGGCCTGATGCACTTCGCAGGCATGGCCCACCCCGCGCAGCTTGAACGAGCCGCAAGGTTGCAGGGCATCGAGCTTGAGCCAGATGTTTCGGCCCGCGGCCAACGACAGGGAGCGGGATTCGATCAGGGGGGTGTGGATATGCAAGGTCATTGGCTGGTTCCGCGTAATTGTTCAAGGTAGTTGTAAATGGTGTAGCGGGTCACGCCGAGCGCACTGGCCGCCTTTTCCACGCCGCCTTTGACGATGAACAGGCCACGCTCCTGCATGACCCGCACTGCTTCGACCTTGGCCTGTTTGTTCATCCGGCCTTGGCCGCTGCGTTGCAGGGAAGCCTGGATGATCTCGCTCATCAGCAGCTCCATGTCGGCGGGTTCGCTGACGGCAGGCGTGGCCCCCAGCGGTTGGAACTGCTGGAGAAAGCTCATGGCGGCGTCCAGGCCGGTGACGTCGGTGTTGACGCATAGGCTGGCGAAGGGGTGGCCGGTGCTGTCGCGAAAGATCGCAGTGGCGCTGCGCAGGGTGCGGCCCTTGAGCGTGGTGGGGTAGTCGGGTAGTACCACCGGCTCGCTGCCGTGCTGGTCGGCCGAGGCCTGCATCAGTGCCTTGAAGCCTTGATCCTGCTCTGGGGCGGCGAGGATCGGGCTGCCGACGCTGCGGCCGGAGAGGTGACCGTTGACGATCGTCACCACGGAATGCTCCGGGTGGTCCAGGTCGTGCAGCAGGATTTCCATGTTGCGTGCGGCGACGCTGCCCAAGGCCTGGATGGCGGCCTTGAGCACCGTGAGGGTGAGGTGGCGTTCTTCGCTGGGGGGGATAGGCATGGCACATCGCAATATCAACGTTTTGTGTATTTTTACACATAAAGTTGAATTGTG from Pseudomonas fortuita carries:
- a CDS encoding putative DNA modification/repair radical SAM protein, translating into MQLIAKLGILADAAKYDASCASSGAPKRNSRGGDGLGATNGMGICHSYTPDGRCVSLLKVLLTNFCLYDCQYCVNRRSSNVPRARFSPEEVVRLTLDFYRRNCISGLFLSSGIIRSADYTMEQLIRVARLLREEHNFRGYIHLKTIPDADPLLIEEAGRLADRLSVNIELPTEASLKRLAPEKHAHTIRQAMGVIHQGQQAVANEPKAPRFTPAGQSTQVIVGADSTDDSTLLRNAESLYQGYGLKRVYYSAFSPIPDSPGSVPLAAPPLLREHRLYQADFLLRGYGYKAGELLGQSGNLALDIDPKLAWALANRDVFPLDVNRAEPALLARIPGIGLRSVQRLVALRRERRIRYDDLIQLRCVLDKARPFIVTSDYRPAQGELRSGLLRARLREPQAPVQMGLWG
- the mqo gene encoding malate dehydrogenase (quinone), coding for MKITLKPELALAGLALAFGMLNAQAAETRKVDVMLVGGGIMSATLAVWLNELEPGWSMEMVERLDKVAEESSNGWNNAGTGHSALAELNYTPEKDGKIDISKAVEINESFQITRQFLAWQVKQGVLKNPHSFINTTPHMSFVWGDDNIRFLKKRYEALQASPLFKPMQYSEDHEQIRKWVPLMMEGRDPNQKLAVTWTPIGTDVNFGEITRQYVGYLQTRPNFDLKLSTEVQEITRNGDGSWHVEYKNLNDGSKAATDAKFLFIGAGGAALPLLQKSGIDEAKDYAGFPVGGSFLVTDNPAIAQRHMAKAYGIAATGAPPMSVPHLDTRVLDGKRMILFGPFATFSTKFLKQGSLLDLLASTSVHNAWPMVRVGVREFDLVQYLVGQVLQSDNDRFEALRTYFPEAKKEDWRLWQAGQRVQIIKKDEALGGVLKLGTEVVMSRDGSIAGLLGASPGASTAPPIMLDVLNKVFKDKVATPQWQGKIKQIIPSYGTRLNDHPDQVLKEWAYTNEVLQLDPPAGTAAP
- a CDS encoding ArnT family glycosyltransferase, encoding MPRFKTLGAERLALIALAVVLVGAGIGWRQPMNVDEERFLGVALEMLQSGNWFIPHRAAEIYGDKPPLFMWTVALFSQLTGSPKVALYLPGLMSAATITWVLHDLGRRLWNRRIGVIAALLFLATYQSYSILRTGQIDSFLCLWVALGFYGMVRHLLLGPAWGWFYLACAAMGLGIISKGVGFVPALMLLPYAWAVRQGWHGVVAMPGQGWRWSLGLLCLLAGCAVWLVPLLMSIAQGGGAAELAYLKEILLRQTASRYTNAWDHREPFWYFFVKVIPKYWLPLVLALPWLVPAWRRQLQKRDGRFLLLLGWVALVLLFFSLSSGKRKLYIFPALPGLVLAIAPLIPWLLKRWLLGRPAWRKAFVAVALLWFALWFARGFVEPLKEGRNPHETLMSEAARATGGAELVLVNWREGHWLFARQPIVHFGFTGQSRADAAVYWLRHNPTAFALIPASELGRCFSADKARKLGETSRAEWYVVRADADNGMCQTTPPSHVYRFAWADAPVAR
- a CDS encoding lipid-A-disaccharide synthase N-terminal domain-containing protein, whose translation is MTRETLWLIIGFAGQAVFTGRFVLQWLYSEFKRRSVIPVGFWYLSMLGSALLLTYAIYRQDPVFIIGQSFGFLVYLRNLQLIARHQEQKE
- a CDS encoding glycosyltransferase family 2 protein — encoded protein: MTDPLDLSVLIPARNEVDNLPSLLMEIRAALAAEDYEVLVVDDGSSDRTLSVLQQLKSQGYTQLRILRHERSLGQSTSLWHAAQAARGHWLATLDGDGQNDPADIPGMLDLVRANQALAGGVKLVAGHRVNRRDSASKRWASRVANGLRSRLLKDATPDTGCGLKLIERAAFLRLPYFDHMHRFIPALILRHNGRMLVHPVNHRPRHAGVSKYGNLDRALVGILDLFGVWWLIRRTRLGSRPQEFEG
- a CDS encoding NAD-dependent epimerase/dehydratase family protein; this translates as MPVLITGVAGFIGFHVACRLCEAGIEVIGIDNLNAYYSVELKRARLQQLSSFANFRFQPLDIANSVDLQQLFSGQAFSEVIHLAAQAGVRYSLDNPGAYGQANLVGFLNMLEACRQQPPRHLIYASSSSVYGANAKLPFSVDDPVEQPVSLYAASKRANELMAHSYAHLYRLPTTGLRFFTVYGPWGRPDMALFKFTRAMLEGRPIEIYNNGLMGRDFTYIDDIVESILRLRLKPPQPAHGRPPCQLFNIGRGQPVRLLHFVECLEDALGIKAQRDYLPLQAGDVLETWADVGSLARWVDFTPGTSLEHGINAFVGWYRDFYRV
- a CDS encoding UDP-glucose dehydrogenase family protein; this translates as MKVTVFGTGYVGLTQAVCLAQVGHSVLCMDVDAERVATLNEGHCPIFEPGLAPMLEKNLACGRLRFTTDARAAANYARLQFIAVGTPPQADGSADLKQVFAVVDSILEHADGAVIVNKSTAPVGTVHRIKSRIAQSVAAPARFQVISNPEFLKEGSAVDDCMRPDRIIIGGAEPAEVALLRELYLPFSRNREKLMIMDARSAELTKYAANCMLATKISFINEIANLAEHLGADIEMVRRGIGSDPRIGYDFIYAGCGFGGSCFPKDLQALRRSAEAEGFEAQLLRAVESVNEHQKGRLFSKIQRHYPDGLRGKVFALWGLSFKPNTNDIREASSRTLLEALWAAGARVQAHDPQAMDEILRHYGLRADLQLVPCKDDALEGADALVIVTEWQDYRVLNLDKVQELLADRVVFDGRNLFEPEHMTAAGLTYYGIGRGQVQPACPY